catcatcatcaatactatcctcaCTCCCTGGATTTGAACTGTCTAGGTACTGCTCATCCCCTCCCAATTTGCCAGCATATTTAGTTGTCTTGTCCTTGTAAATATCTTCAAATCCAGGGCCAATGCGTATTGGGCCACTAGGTAGCTCATCTACATTAACATCACTAGATCTCCCTTTCCGGTTCTTCGGATTTGCTTTGGTCTGTCTAGCAGCAACACAGTCAGCTTATAGATCACTTGTCTCTTCAACAACATCCTCATCAGCATCTTAAAGTGACTCATATGTATCCTCATCAACAGAAACACCCTCATATTCAGCATCCTCACTCTCGGAATTACTCTCAAATTCATCACAATCTGAATCTGTGGCTAGATGAAAGATGTAGAACTCCTCTTCATCCTCAGTAGACTCTTCTATATAAGCAGCCCTCCCTTTACCCTTCCCCTCAGTGAAACAACCACTATTATCATTGGTAGGTGAGTTTATTTCCCTAGCATTAGCTCTACTTGTTTGCCTTTATGCCACTTTATTAAAGCTAGTTGTTTGGTCATATGGAATATCACTAGGGTCTACACCATTACTTAATATTTCATCCAATTCAATATCAACACATACACATGGTATATTAACAGTGTGACATAAATAAACATCTATAAAATCCCCATCATGAAGGTCTTTGCAGAATTCTAACATATCAGCATCATACTTAATAAATCGAAATGCTCATTTTTGATGACTTGACATGGAAATTTCTCCACACCTAAGTACCCCATATCATTTGGCCATTTTTTGAATTGAATAACATGCAATTCATCAGCATCATCAGTTACAATAGTAGGCCATGTTATACCATTTTCATACCTCATTAATGGGTCAGCTACCAGTTATCCTTGATGGTGAAATTGTAATTTCACAAGAACAGTCATCATGTCTCACTACGCCTATGAATAAGATAAGATAAGTCCAAATCAATaaaatattgaaaagaaaaagacaatatTATATGAACATGTCTTTGAAAAACAGCAAGCAAATACGAGAAAAGAACCCTAACTTTATCACTTTAAGAGACTAAAGTTTTCGATATGataaaaagccctaatttttttaaCCCTATATGCCAAATCAGCCATGGAACCTACAAATTtcagagaaaaaaataagaatttagtgTGTTAATCCAAAAGGCCCTAATTTTAAAACCTAAATAACGAAAGAACCATTGCATGCATACAAAACATTATCTATCATGACTAACTTCAATAACGCATAAAACACAAGAAAACAACCAGAAATTTTATAAAAGACTACAATCGGACCTTGAATGACTTCTATGTTTCTGGTGAAGGAGAAATCGACTGTACACGAAACACTCAGATTCTTGTGTTTGGGAccgattttgaaagaaaaataaaaacaacgTGCAGATGATCTAATGGGCGAACAATCCTATGACAATCGTTCACTCCATTTGAGCAGACGATTCAAAATGTAGAATTCTTTGAGAGAGACGACTGAAATTGAAATGAGTGTTTTAGGGTCTTCAGGTAAAAAATGAATGGGAAATAGTCGCTGCTTAGTGTGTTTTCGCGCCTTACACATGGCAAGTTTTAATTTGTTTAGTGCTGACTGGGTTGCCACGTTTATGAAATTGTAATGCACGCGCTATGATTCAACTGTCGGATGCGTTTATTAATTAACTTATTCTCTAGTTGAAGTATTCATATGGGAATTTTCAAAGTTAATTTACCGGCATGACAATCGGGTACAAGCTCAAGTGGCCAGGAAGCCTTTTTGCCAAAAATAATAAAGACAAATCACAACGTGGTAGTAAGAATGGAGATGAAAAATAAAGTGGTAATAAGAATTTCATTAAAACAATATGATCTAATATGCTCAAATAAGGCAGATCATAACGCgacatatttattattatttaatattgacCAAAAAATAAAGTACAAGCACTAAAATCAAGGAATGGGGTTGTTACAAATATAAAAAGAGAAAACAGATTATCCATTATGAGATTTGAGAAATGATTTTATGTCCtgcttcttaattaatatctaataatTATCTATAATTTTGATCCaaaaggtttaaattttaaggttatttgcatataatccaaataactcaaatcacaATTTAACATAATCTATGTCATactaatatattttaatttagagCATGATTAAAGACACAAATACACTCGGACTTGCTTCTTCCTAGCTCTCTCGGCGCAGTTTAAGCTAACGTGCGCCGACCTCGTCAATGGCAGGAAAGAAGTCATGCGGTCATCCTAAAAAGCAACAGATCAAGGTTGATGACAAAATACCCAAGCTTAAGAACATCGGAAGTACCTCGTCTGCAGTCATGGATTCAATCTCAGGGACTTCCAAAACACAGGTAGGAGGTGGAATACTTACCCAGATCCCTTATGTCGGAGCCTCTACATCTGCAAGCCAACAGCAGAAACGAGCAAATCAAAGCCATATTCATATGCAAGTGAATTTGAGAGATAGTGTAACACCTCCTCCATCTATGGGTGTTACCGTTCCATTGGGCAAGGAGTTAGAAGCTGGAAATCAAGCTCCAAAATCAACTGAAGCTAcattggggaagaagaaggaagctGAGAATTAGTCACCAGCACACACTACTGTTCCATTGCCGGAAATTACCAGGGAACCAACTTGGGCTGGGATCCTTAATGGTAATCGATTAGCTGCTAATGGTATGCCTTTGCACTACATTACTCCTGAAGTAGTAGAAGGTAATCTTGTGGTCAAACTTGAGAAATCAGATTTAGAAACTGAAACTTTAAAATGGAAATGTGCCCTAATCATTTATGTAATTTGGGGAAAAGCCAGGGTATAATTATATGCATAGATATATAAACCAGATATGGAATACGGTCATTATGTCAGAGCTCTATTCTCATGATGATGGTTACTATATCGTTAGGTTTCAATCCATGGCTGATATGAAGAAACTTTTGTGTGAGGGACCTTACACAGTCAACAATAGGCCCATGATAATGAAACAATGGAGTCCACAATTTGATTTTGATACTGAATTTTTAACTGAGATTCCTCTTTGGGTTAGATTCCCCAAACTTCCCATGAACTGATGGGGAGGTAGCTCATTGAGTAGAATAGCAAGTACAATAGGGATTCCACTGTTTGAAGATGAGTGCACTGCCAAACAAACTAGAATCTCTTATGCCAGAATCCTTATTGAGGTGAATGTCACTAAACCTCTTCCTAGAAAGGTCCCTATTATGGATGACTCGGGTAGGATGTTTGATCAGACAGTGGAATATGACTCGAAACCTGAATTCTGTGGAAAGTGCTTAAAAATTGGTCATGACTGTACAAGAGCTCGCAAGGAAGAGGTTAAGCAAGTTCAACAGCCTAAAAGAAATAGGCCATATCCTGTGAAGCAAGTGTGGAAGAGTACATGAGTTGTGTTAGCTTCTGCACACAAAGTTAATCAGGGGCAGACAGTGATGCTGAATGAACAAGGGCTTACTACTTGTGATGATGAGAGTAGAGTAGCAGAACCAATACCTGCAGAAGGTCAGCAACAATCTCTTGACAAAGGGAAGAAAGCAGCTGAAGTAAATGGTATACCTATGAACTATGCACAAGCAGTTGTATCACCTGGTAAGCAAAGATCTAGTCAACAAACAAATGTAGCACAGTGATGGCTAATTTGTCACTACCATCTATAGGTGGTACCACCAAACCTACTTGATGTCTTAGTTGGTTTGGAACATTAGAGGTACCAATAAACGTTATAAGCAAAAAGAGTTGTGTACCTATATTAAAGAGAATAATATTAAATTAGTTGGTTTAGTAGAAACTAGAGTAAAAAAAGATAAGGCAAATGGCATTGCTAATAGGGTAGTGCTAGGTTGGCAAGCAAGATTTAACTATGATCATGCTGTTAATGGAAGAGTCTAGATATTATAGGATCCTTCCTACTACGATATAACAGTGATAGACCAGTCTGCTCAAGATATGCATTATGATGTTAGAGGAAGGAAGGATCAAATGAACTGTCTCATGACAGTTATGGGTTTAACAAAATTGAGCTGAGAAATCCCCTATGGGTGCAATTGCAAAACCTTGCAGCACAGATCACCAAGCCTTGGCTCATTTGGGGAGATTTTATCTCAGTGTTAAATATACAAGACAGAATACATGGGAACCCAGTAACTAGTAATGAGATTCAAGACTTCACAGACTGTATGCAATGTTTGAACTTATGTGAATTACCTTGGAAGGGGGAATACTATGCATGGTCTAATAAACAACAAGGTGTAGATAGAATTTTCAGTAGGATTGATAGAGCTATTGGAAATGATGAATGAATGAATACTTTTGGTCATATGGAGGTGGACTACAAAATGCCTTTTTATCTCAGATCATGCACCCATGATGATCACTTTAAGGAGAGCTGAATCCAGTGGCAAGATCCTATTTAAGTTCTTTAATGTTTGGGCTGATCATGAAGACTTCTTATCAGTGGTTGAGGGAGTTTGGCAGACACAACTACATTTATACACCATGAAAGATATCTAGTACAAGTTGAAGGTGCTTAGGTCAGAATTGAAGCAACTTAATAATAATGAGTTCAGGGGAGTAACAACTAAGATAGAGCATCTCAGATACAAGCTGCAGGATACTCAAGAGCAGCTGAACAGAGACTACTTTGATGCAGTTGCATTAAAGGAGAAAATGTTACTTGAAGAGCTGGAAAGATGGTCACTAATAAAGGAAAGCATCCTTCAGCAGAAATCCAGAGCTAAGTGGATAAAGCTTGGTGATTCTAACACCAAATATTTCTCAGCAGTCATGAAGGAAAGAAGTCATAAAAAAGTTATTACAAAACTTACCAATGCCTTTGGAGATAGACTCACTGACCAGAAGCAGATCCAACAAGAAATAATTGCCTTCTACAAATCCCTTATGGGATCAAGATCAGATCACTTGCCTGTAGTGAACAGAGAGATAATGAAACTGGGACCTGTCCTCACGCACTCCCAGCAGGTGAGCTTGTGTGCTGAGGTCACTGACCAAGAAATATTTGAAGCCATGTGTGTAATTAGAGATGATAAAGCACCAGGTGTTAATGGCTATAATgcatagtttttttaaaaaagaacttGGACACTTATTAGACCAGAAGTGTGTCATGCAATGAAGGATTTATTTCATTCAAGCAAGCTTCTTAGAGCAATTAATTGCACAGCTATCACCCTGATTCCTAAGGTTTCTCATCCTACAAGTATTAATGAGTATAGACCTATAGCTTGATGCACTGTCCTGTACAAATTAATTGCCAAAATTCTTGCAAACAGGCTGCAAAAAGTTATTACTTTAGTTGTGTCAGACACCCAAGCTGGCTTCATTCATGGCAGGAAAGTAGCAATTAATGTTCTACTGGCCCATGAGTTAGTCAAAGCTTACTCTAGGAAGAATATTTCTCCAAAAAATGGACATTCTGAAAGCCTATGATACAGTCGACTGGAGGTACTTGCATCAAGTTTTGGAATGTCTGGGATTTCCAATTCAATTTACCAATTGGATCATAGAGTGTATGTCAATAATGAATTATAGCGTTCTCATTAATGGGGAGACAACTAAGCCATTTGATGCAGCTAGAGGACTTAGGCAAGGAGATCCTATGTCTCCATTCCTCTTTGCCATGGCAATGGAGTATCTGAGCATGAACCTAAAGACACTTAAGCATGAGAAAACTTTCCACTATAATCCTATGTGCTCTAGATTGGACCTAACTCATCTGAGCTTTGTTGATGACCTTCTCCTTTTCACAAGAGGAGATACTACTTATGTTGTCCTATTGCATCAAAAGTTCAACACCTTTTCAGAAGCTTCTGGGCTTAAagcaaatctagccaaaagctcAATATATTATGGAAGAGTTAGCAATGAACTGAAGCATGAGATCCAACAAGATCTAGGGTATAGTCAAGGAGTGTTGCCTTTCAAATATCTGGGCATACCTCTTGATACTAAGAAGCTGTCAATATTGCAATGGCAACCTCTCATTGACAAAATTGTGAGCAGAATTTCTTCATGGACAACAAAGAAActatcttatgcatgcaaaatacAGCTAATCCAAAGAGTAATCTTTGGCATCCAAGCCTATTGGGCTCAAATCTTTATTATACGTGCTAAAGTCATCAAAGCAATTGAAGTACACTGTAGAAGCTATATATGGTCTGGGGTGAATACAATAACCAAAAAGTCTTTGGTGGCATGAGATAAGATGTGTTCTCCAAGAGCTGCTAGAGGATTGAATATGATTCACTTGGCCACATGGAACAAATCTGCTATCATTAAGACCTGCTGGGAGTTGGCTAATAAGAAGGAAAAGCTATGGATTAGATGGATCCATAACTACTATATCAAAGAGCATGAGTTTATGCATATGGGAGTACCAAAGCACGCCTGTTGGATGGTTCGAAAGGTGTTTGAGGCAAGGGACATGTTACACCTTATTAGCAATTTGTCACAAGGCACAATCATAAAACATGTGTACCTGCAACTACTAGGTGTATTTCCAAAAGTTCAATGGAAAGGATTGATGTGTCAAAATCAAGCAACACCAAAAGCCATCTTCACCATGTGGCTTCAGGTGCAAAGAAGAATGTTAACAACTGATAGATTGAAGAAATGAGGAATGCAGATAAATGACACTTGTTGTTTCTGTCATCAACAACCAGAGATGCGAGATCATTTGTTTGATGAATGTGAATATGGTAAATGCCCATGGCACAGGCTCATGCACTGGCTGCAAATTCAGTACCCTCATATAGACTCATGGGTAGTAAATCATCAATGGATAGTTATGAAAACTAAGAGCAGATCTCAGTTGGCAAGAATACTTAAGCTAGTCTATGTAGAGTATATTCATGCACTGTGGACTGAGATGGATCTTTGAGAAGCAAACTACTGCATGAGAGGTCCTAGCTAGGAGAGTGGCTTGCATATGCAACTTTAGAGCCGAAGGCTATACGCGAGTGTTGCTCAACAATTGTAAATATTAGTCACTATAATGTGTTTAGCAAGGCATAGAAATGTAGAGCGTTTTGTTGGATACTTTCTTTTATATTGTAGAGAAGGCTGAGATGGTCTACTCAGATTTGTAAATGTTACATTGGTGATTAATGCAAAaagtttaattaccaaaaaataaatGAACACATTTTTATGACATTTTCACTATTAtatttgtttacccgtaaaacggtacagttaaatttatacgtggtttatagacaattGTGTGTGTGTATCATATTCCTtaaaaataatacatatattaCAATCCCTCAGTTACTAATCCCCACATAATTACCTCGGATCCTAATTCCTAACTGGAATTCTATTTTTTCAGACATCAATAAGAACTCCGATTCTTTGTACTTTTCATCGAGTCTttgacagaaaaagaaaaagaacatgtCTCGGGAGAGAGCCAAACGTGCGACACTGCCTCCAGCTCAGGAGGTGCCATTTTAACTCTacttctttagtttcctcttttaATTTCCAGATTCATCAATTTGTTTTCTTCTAAATCTGAATTAACCCTTTACTATAAATCTATGGCAAAATTTTCTTGCATAGGGATGTGAGATTTACATGATTTATAATATTTGCAGAATATTGAGAAGTTAGAAAAGGTTGTAAAGCAGGGAAATTACTATGGAGCTCAACAGATGTTCAAGTCTATTAGCGCTAGGTACAATCTATAAGCCACCCCTTCTGATAATTTGGCCTCAACTCTAAAAGGGTTAATCTTTGATTCAGTTAATATGCTTTGCTTTCAGATATGTGTCCGCTGAGAGGTATTCTGAAGCTTTGGATATTCTTCAGTGTGGCGCTTGCTTACAATTGGAGAATGGACAGGTTATATAATCTATTCACTCCTATGGAAATTGCATATACCTTCACAATTTTATATGATTGTATTTGACTGAGCCCCAGAGTTTAAGATGCTAATTTGGCTAATATGTTATATTAGTGCTAGTAGAAGGTTATACCTAAGTCTTGGTGGACAAAGTTACCTAGTACCTGTGCTAGTGGGAGGTAGTAGGTGGTGGAATAGTCGGGGTGCACGCAAGTTGGCCCGGAGGCTATtgtgaaacaaaacaaaaaaattagtGATAGTAGAAGTAAGTATTGTGTTGATGGTTGAAAATTTAGTGTGATACAGAAAACATTATCTTGAAGTTTAAAGATTGAACAAGTTAATAAACTTGAATCTTGGAAGGTGTGAAAGTTGTATATAACAAAATGGTGTCAATATTTTGGGATGTTCTAAAATGAAAATAATAACCgaggggtctatcggaaacaacctctctatctccacaaggtagggataaggtctgtgtacacactatcctccgcagaccccactatgtgggattatacCGAGTATGTTGTTGTTGAGTTCTTATCTTTTTCTCTTGTATGGAAAATGAAATACTATGTTAACAACATTTCCTGCTATTTAGTTGAATTGGTTGACCAATATGTGGACAATTCAGCAGATAAACTTGCCACTTGCAACAAAGGTGTACTATGTAATCTGGATGACTTCATGATCAAACTTAAGTAAGCACATGAAAGATGTCATTTAAATatacttgaaacttgaaattcaAAACAATCTTGAGGTTATTCTTATTGGAAGATTAAACAAGAACTTCTTTTACCTATTTGTTGATGACAGAAGATCTTGACATTTTGCAGGTGACCTGTGGGTCAGAGCTTGCATTGTTGTTTGTTGAAACTCTTGTAAAAGGAGAAGTTTCTTATAATGAAGAAACTCTTGGTAAGTATGCTCTAAATGTTTTTAACCATCTGGTAAATTTTCCTATTCCTTGCACTTTATAATTTTTCAAGCTGAGAAGTGTGCGACACTTGTTTCATCACTCTTTTAATGTTTGGTATACATGACATCCCAAAAAATTTCAGGAAGTTCCCAACATATTTCTACAGCTCCTTAAATCAGGAAGCAATTATAGGGGAGATTGCCAAATGGGAAATGGGGGAAATCTTTTGCAAAATTCAATTGTAACGAATAATAATGATATAGAAAGATTTATGTCTGCAAAGCAGTCAGCAAATTTTCTATTTACTTCTATAGTCTCTTGGCGAGAAGTAATATGGGGAACTTCCCATTTAAAGGTGATAGGCAAAGTGAGCACCTAAGAAAAGATAATTCGTTCATGTGAACAGCTGCATATGCAATGTAATACTTCTTGATGAGAACTTGAGGAGAAGGAAATGGGAGAGGACATCCACCACCTAAAGACGACAGTAAGATTGCTGCCAATCTTTGGAATCCTATTATCAGTTTTTTTGGTTGAAGTGAATGGTGTCAAGCAATGTCAAATCGTTTGTGGGGCTTGGAAGTTTAGAGGATACAGTAATCAGAGGGGAAACttcagaaaaaaataattttttaagtgaaaatggtatttgaaaattagggTTGTGTTTGGAGATGAATACAATTTggagttgtttttgaatttttgtgtgtgatttgaagtgaaaattttgaaaaataacattTTGGAGTTGTTCAAATTTCCGgaaaattccgaaattcaacttcaagtgaaatatgaaatttttatggccaaacattgATTCTGAAAAAAAAGTTCaaattttctggaaaaaaatgaaatttttttatggccaaacgggtaaGTACCTCAAGGAGTGTGTTGGATCATATGTAGGGAAAGAAACCAAAGATGCTTGGAGGAAAGGAGGACCATTCTATCAAATTAAGGAATTTAAATGTTTGATATGCATGACATACCAACAAGTTAATATGATCTGGTCAATCTTATAGATGGGAACTATAGTCTCTACTCTCTAGAGCCTTGTGGATTCAACTATACTCTAAGATCATAGTTCTGTATTCTATGCCTCTTCTCAACGGGATtgatttccctttttcttttattttactcATAAATTTCTATACTTGTCAAAGAAACATCTTAACATGTCCAATCATTTATTAATGAAATTAGAAGTTTTTAAAGAGAATGCTTTTAACCTAGCAGTTATTCTTTTGGCAGCATGTATTAGCACAAAATTGACATAAAATGGCCAGGGAAAGAACTAGAAAGAATATGTATGCAAATCATTTGTCTTTCCAACTAATTGAAATTAAATGATACAATGCAAAATTAAATATTACAATTTTTTTGGTTCCAAAATCTTATATGCAGAAAGAGATATCGAGAAAAAAGCTAATTAAGTGGTACGTCCCCCTTTTCAGAATGAATAttcatgttttctttttctcttggtgccaaaattataaaaagaaagtacttttgcATTAAGAGAGGATACCCAATTATAAACACACTGATCAAAGTAGATGATACGCCTATTGTATTGTGAGAAGGGAGGACAGGATAGTTAAAAAAGGCTTAACCTTTGATTATTATGAAATAATCTCTAGACTGGCTTTGTACAATTAATGACTGCATTTTGATTTATAAAAAGATAATAAACAAGTAACTTCAAATGTATGATATTTCATTAAAAGTTAAGGGACCTATATCTATTATTCTTTATACGAGCTTTCCCTATCCGTTTCTAGAAGATCCAAACATAGCATGCGGACCAATGTGTTCACCCATTATGTATTTTCATCTCTTCTCTTGATAACTCGACAAAGTCAAAGTAAAATAATAATCACCTTGAGACTGAGGGATTgtgaaaattaaataatcattAATTGGTCCTCCTTTGGACAACATATTATTGCTGTTTacttatttgggggggggggggggggactatGTTTCGTCAaatgattttgggtcgtgacaaccaaaatgtcctaaaacacaatagCATGAATTAAATCCTTATGCACTTCATTGCTGTATCATAAAGTGTAACTTCAGCTATACCGCTCGTCTTTTTCTGTTATTGATTTGATGCTTAATAAGTAGTTTTATTTCCTGACTTGATTATAATGCAATTCTCCTTAGACCGTGTCAGGAAAATCTACGAGAAGTTTCCTCGACCTTCAGTGCCACAAAATTTGGACCTcgcagatgatgatgatgatgatgatatgcAAAAACTTTCTGAAGCCATTGCGGCTGCCAAAACCCGAGTTGAATGCTGTTCTTCCTTTTTAAAAGCCTCTATCAAGTTAGATACTCTCTCTCTGGCCCTTTCACAAATtcctccatgtttcttttattcgTATAATTCTTAAAAAACATATCATTTTAGCTGCTCGAATTCTGTTGCTGTTGAACATTTTGACTATGTGTATTATACTCCCAGGGATCTGCTATCGAGTTTTCTTTTAACTAGGGACTTGGATTTTAGTTAATTTGTACCTTACTTATTGGGTATttgatagaagaaaaaaaaattaaaaaacttagcaaaaatattatttggatcTCCAGAAGGAGCACTGGACTTTTTATATAATCGGTTGGGTACTCTTCATTTAAATCTTTCCGTACTTTTCTTCAAAAAGCAGTCCTGCGCATCCTATTAGTAAGACCATTGGTCCATCAAAGAAAGACCTGACCCCCCATAACTTATTCGGTCTTCGTTTTGATGGAAAAGAAAAGTACCCTAGAATTCAAACCTTCAATTCCAGATCCCTCTCAACACTTGGACTGTCCATTCTGCAGACATCTCTGGAGGATCCACTCCACAGTGCAAACTTCCAGCAAGACATTTCAAATACTCCCTTCGCCTCTTTGTTACTGCATGTGAAACAGTAAAGATTACCTCATCTTGCAATCTTTTCCTGTGGCAATTTCTGTCAAGGGTTAGTAACAGCTATGCCAGTCTCCTTATAAGAGCTCATACACGATTAAGACATCTTGGAGAAGATTATCTTGGTTGTTTTATTAAGCGAGGACATGTTGTCCTCCTCTTTAAATGTTCTATAATCTCATCCATATTAGTATCTTTTCTGATGACAAAATGCTATTTTTTTTATAGGTGGTCAGCAGAATTTGGTGCACATAGGTATGGATCTCCAGAGTTGCATGAGATGCTGGCAgattatatatattctcaatctACCGAAGTGGTACGTTCTCCGGAAAGCATGACGCATTGACTTATTGACTCGCTTGTAGTAGCTGTAATATATGCATATCATGACTGCAATATCTTTACCAGTAGTGGTCTTATTGTTTTCAAACAGTACTTTGCTATTTGACATTAGAAAAGGATAGGGGCTTCTAATAGATGACAATTAGCGGAATTGGATTTCAAGTCAATTTAGCCAATCATTAATATTGCAGTAGACCTCCTTACATACTTCTTGATTTGCAGGACATGGTTAGAGTATCTTTTCATTTTGTTAGAGGAAGGAATCTGAAGAAATTTGCTTCAACTATCATAAATTTCATGGGCAAGGTAAGCACTGGTTCCGTGATTTTTTGCTAACGAGATGTCATGAGCAGATATTACAAGGTCCAAAAGCTGGATTGCCATGTTCTCTATGTCTCTTTCCTGTTTATTCAAAGTTTTCCAAGGAAAGAGTCTTTCTTTTCtggttttctttcttttgcaCAGTAACAATTTCTTGAAGTTGCTTGTGGATATTGACTTAATGATGCTCTATGATAGATGTGAAATTTAATATAATTCATACAATTTAACATGCAGTGCTATCCAGGAGAGGATGATTTGGCTATTGCCCGGGCAATTTTGATGTAAGCAGAGTTGTAATATGAATAAGTGCCTTGCATTCAATTACTGTTCTACCCAGTTTATCCCATTTGTGCTGGTCCATATTAGGAGCATTATATTTCAgtaaactattttaaaaaaagagagaCTATTTTAAACGTTACAGTTACTACCGGGTCAGTAAATATTTGCAGTTATCTGAGCATTTGCACACTTGTAGGTCTGCATATTATTGCCCCTTTCAGTGTAATGTTTCTGAAAACATACTTACATAATGCTTAACTTTCTAATAAGAGGTTTGAAATTCAATCTTTGTGCATATTTGGAACCAGAGTTACTGACTTTCAGTTTGTTCCAGTATACGGAACAGAAATGGGCTACCAGAATGCAAGCTATGTGACAAGGCTTCTTAAGAAATACACTTGGACAcaaatttttctatattttcatCTTGAAACATTCTTCTTATGCATATTACCTTTCAATTTTAATAAGGCCATGATGAAAGCCATAAACTAGAATATGTTTTTTAGCTGTTTAAATTTGCTATCTGTCTAATATTTCAATTAAGAATCTTCTGTGTGCCTTTTAGTTTTTAACTGCAGGTTGAGCTTACAGTTGCAATTTTTCATTCTCCTTTGGCAGGTACTTGTCTCTAGGAAACCTTAGAGATGCGAACAAGCTCATGGAAGAAGTGGAAAAGGAAATGGAGGCGAAGCATCTTGGATTTCCTCAGTCAGAATTAATGCAGTTTGTTAA
This DNA window, taken from Nicotiana tabacum cultivar K326 chromosome 15, ASM71507v2, whole genome shotgun sequence, encodes the following:
- the LOC107811839 gene encoding protein GET4-like, translated to MSRERAKRATLPPAQENIEKLEKVVKQGNYYGAQQMFKSISARYVSAERYSEALDILQCGACLQLENGQVTCGSELALLFVETLVKGEVSYNEETLDRVRKIYEKFPRPSVPQNLDLADDDDDDDMQKLSEAIAAAKTRVECCSSFLKASIKWSAEFGAHRYGSPELHEMLADYIYSQSTEVDMVRVSFHFVRGRNLKKFASTIINFMGKCYPGEDDLAIARAILMYLSLGNLRDANKLMEEVEKEMEAKHLGFPQSELMQFVNYLLLTVQRDALPLFNMLRQSYKSSIDRDPLLNELLDEIAKKFYGVQRKNPLQGMFGDIFKMIGGE